CCCAAATCCCCTGCAGGTCGGCGTCGCCCCCGCGCGTGGGCGCAGTGGCGGCAGCCTGGTCGGGAGGCATCGCGGCCGTTGTCCGCGTCGACTGCGCGCCGGCCGCTCGGGATGCCAGCATACTGGCGGCCAGCGCCGCAACGGAGATCGCCGAGCGGCTCGCGACGAGCCACGTTGGGCGACGGCGGTGACGATTCATGGCATGGCACATGGTGATGCGCTCCTGTTCGAGGTGAGTGATGCACCCAGAGTAGGCGCGCGCAGCGCCCGGTGTCCGCGCGAAGACGCGCGACGGACGTGAAGCGGGTCGAATGGGTAGCGGCGAGCCGCAGGCCGCCATCCGTGCGCTGGCAAAGCCACAACGCCATCGTCGCGCGATCGGCCATCGGGCCGTATAGTCAACCGACCCCAATCGAGTTGCCGATAATGCGAATCGATCACCCACCCGTCGTGCCCCGTCATCTCGCCCTCGCCGCTGCCGTCGCGTTTCTCGTGGCGGCCTGCACGCCGCGCACTGTGGCCGGCCGGTCGGACGCCTCGGCGGCTCAGCCCCCCGTTCCCCGGGCGCTGTGGGTCGAAGCGACTGACGCGCTGCTCACGCCGACCGCCGAGTGGACGAACAAGGTCGAGCTGGCGGATCTCAACGGGGACGGACTCCTCGACCTCCTGTTTGCGAACGGAGGCGACTACTCGACGCCCGGCAAGCCGGAGCTCAACCGGGCATTCTACAACGTCGGTGCGGGCAAGCCGTTCGTCGAGCGCACTACAGAGGTCTTCGGGAGAACGCCGGACCTTGCCCGTGTCGTGAAGGCGCGCGACTTCGACGGCGACGGTCGGGTCGACGTCTTTGTCGGGACGACGTATCAGACGCAGAGCCGGCTGTATCTAGCCGACGGCAAGGGCGGGTTCGTCGAGCGCACCGCGTCCCACCTGCCTGTCGCTCTGCTGAGCGTGGGCGACGCCGAGCCCGGTGATGTGGACGGTGATGGTGACCTCGACCTCGTGCTCGCCGACTGGGGGCCGGGCAACAACATGAGCAATGCGGGAGGTCGCGTCCGGCTCTGGCTCAACGACGGCGCGGGGCACTTCACCGACGCCACGGCCGCGCAACTCCCCGACGAACTGGTGCGGTTCTCGTGGGATCTCGAACTCGTCGACGTCGACAACGACTTCGACCTCGATGTCCTGGTGTCCTGCAAGCGCTGCGGCGGCGGATCGCTGTATCGCAACGATGGGTCAGGAAAGTTTGCCAACGACCCTCGTGGCCTTCCGCAGTACACGAACAACTACGAGTACGAGGCGATGGACCTGGACGGCGACGGCTTCCTCGATCTGGTCACCGTGAACGACGGCGAGATCGTGGGTGGGGTCGGCTCCAGCCGCCGTGAGCACGTGCTCCGCAACGACGGAAAGGGCCGCTATCTCGACGCGACCGACGCCTGGTGGCCCGACCGCGAGAACATCGGCGAAGACGATAACGTCGTGGCGTTCCTCGACGTCGACTCGGACGGCGACGCCGATTTCGTGATCGGCTCGCTGAGTGGGCCGGACCGTCTCCTGCTGAATGACGGCCGTGGCCACCTCCGGACCGCCAACGACGTCTTCGTGGGAGACAGCACCCCGGGCACGCTTGGGCTAGCGTTGGGCGACCTGGACGGCGACGGGAGGATGGACGTCGTGCAGGCGCAGGGCGAGGTGAAGGGCGCCGAACGTGAGCGGATCTATCTGGGCCGGGGCCTCGTGCCCGATGTCTCCCCGCCGGTCGTGGGGCCGGTCG
This region of Gemmatimonas groenlandica genomic DNA includes:
- a CDS encoding FG-GAP repeat domain-containing protein; amino-acid sequence: MRIDHPPVVPRHLALAAAVAFLVAACTPRTVAGRSDASAAQPPVPRALWVEATDALLTPTAEWTNKVELADLNGDGLLDLLFANGGDYSTPGKPELNRAFYNVGAGKPFVERTTEVFGRTPDLARVVKARDFDGDGRVDVFVGTTYQTQSRLYLADGKGGFVERTASHLPVALLSVGDAEPGDVDGDGDLDLVLADWGPGNNMSNAGGRVRLWLNDGAGHFTDATAAQLPDELVRFSWDLELVDVDNDFDLDVLVSCKRCGGGSLYRNDGSGKFANDPRGLPQYTNNYEYEAMDLDGDGFLDLVTVNDGEIVGGVGSSRREHVLRNDGKGRYLDATDAWWPDRENIGEDDNVVAFLDVDSDGDADFVIGSLSGPDRLLLNDGRGHLRTANDVFVGDSTPGTLGLALGDLDGDGRMDVVQAQGEVKGAERERIYLGRGLVPDVSPPVVGPVAQVPSSNGVVVRARVHDRKGPTLSTEWRRVEVRWTSPAGAGATPLSWYGEFLWRAVVPTNAGGLRVCAVDAAGNESCRPVPASR